A genomic segment from Capra hircus breed San Clemente chromosome 15, ASM170441v1, whole genome shotgun sequence encodes:
- the LOC102170715 gene encoding olfactory receptor 2AT4, whose protein sequence is MEATTCNGSVGGSPVFYLVGIPSLPESLFLPVFFIFLLFYLLILTGNALILVTVVIEPSLHKPMYFFLINLSALDILFTTTTVPKMLSLFLFGDHFLSFSSCLLQMYLFQSFTCSEAFILVVMAYDRYVAICRPLHYPALMTPQTNAALASSAWLTALLLPIPAVVKTSQMAYDNIARIYHCFCDHLALVQASCSDTSPQTLMGFCIAMVVSFLPLLLVLLSYAHILASVLCINSREGRSKAFSTCSSHLLVVGTYYSSIAIAYVAYRADLPLDFHIMGNVAYAILTPILNPLIYTLRNKDVKAAITKVTHLKTQAGIGALDL, encoded by the coding sequence ATGGAGGCCACAACCTGTAATGGATCAGTGGGTGGCTCACCAGTCTTCTACCTGGTGGGCATCCCCTCTCTGCCAGAGTCTCTCTTCCTccctgtgttttttatttttctccttttctacctTCTCATCCTCACAGGTAATGCCCTGATCCTGGTGACTGTGGTGATAGAGCCCAGTCTTCACAagcccatgtacttcttcctgatCAACCTCTCAGCCCTGGACATCCTCTTCACCACAACCACTGTCCCCAAGATGCTGTCCCTATTCCTGTTTGGGGACCATTTTCTCAGCTTTTCTTCCTGCTTATTGCAGATGTACCTCTTCCAAAGCTTTACATGCTCAGAAGCCTTCATCCTGGTGgtcatggcctatgaccgctatgtggctATCTGCCGCCCACTGCATTACCCTGCGCTCATGACCCCGCAGACCAATGCTGCCCTGGCATCCAGTGCCTGGCTCACTGCCCTCCTTCTGCCCATCCCAGCAGTAGTGAAGACCTCCCAGATGGCGTATGACAACATTGCTAGAATCTACCACTGCTTCTGTGATCATCTGGCTCTAGTTCAAGCCTCCTGCTCTGACACCAGCCCCCAGACCCTCATGGGCTTCTGCATCGCCATGGTGGTGTCCTTCCTGCCCCTTCTCCTGGTGCTTCTCTCCTATGCCCACATCCTGGCCTCAGTGCTTTGCATCAACTCCCGAGAAGGACGCTCcaaagccttctccacctgcagCTCCCACCTCCTGGTGGTTGGCACCTACTACTCATCCATTGCCATAGCCTATGTGGCCTACAGGGCTGACCTGCCCCTCGACTTCCACATCATGGGCAATGTAGCATATGCTATTCTCACACCAATCCTCAATCCCCTCATTTACACTCTAAGAAACAAGGATGTCAAGGCAGCCATTACCAAAGTCACACATCTTAAGACTCAGGCTGGAATAGGAGCCCTTGACCTTTAG
- the LOC102170447 gene encoding olfactory receptor 2AT4-like has product METIACNESEESWTVFYLMGIPSLPESLFLPVFFIFLLLYILILVGNALILVAVVTEPSLHKPMYFFLINLSALDILFTTTTVPKMLSLFLRGDRYLSFPACFLQMYLFHSFSCSEAFILVVMAYDRYVAICRPLHYPALMTPQTSAALAASAWLTALLLPIPAVVKTSHMAFENTAHIYHCFCDHLAVVQASCSDTSPQTFMGFCIAMVVSFLPLLLVLLSYAHILASVLHISSRQGRSKAFSTCSSHLLVVGTYYSSIAIAYVAYRADLPLDFHIMGNVVYAILTPVLNPIIYTLRNKDVKAAITKMACPWNPNNSAKP; this is encoded by the coding sequence ATGGAGACTATAGCCTGCAATGAATCAGAGGAGTCATGGACCGTCTTCTACCTTATGGGCATCCCTTCTCTGCCCGAAtccctcttccttcctgtcttcttcatctttctccttctctACATACTCATCCTGGTGGGAAACGCCCTGATCCTGGTGGCCGTGGTGACAGAGCCCAGCCTTCACAAGCCCATGTATTTCTTCCTGATCAACCTCTCAGCCCTGGACATCCTCTTCACCACAACCACTGTCCCCAAGATGCTGTCCTTATTCTTGCGTGGGGACCGCTACCTCAGCTTCCCTGCCTGCTTCCTGCAGATGTACCTCTTCCACAGCTTCTCCTGCTCTGAAGCCTTCATCCTGGTGgtcatggcctatgaccgctatgtggccatctgccgCCCGCTGCATTACCCTGCGCTCATGACTCCGCAGACCAGTGCTGCCCTGGCAGCCAGTGCCTGGCTCACCGCCCTCCTCCTGCCCATCCCGGCGGTGGTGAAGACCTCCCACATGGCTTTTGAAAACACCGCTCACATCTATCACTGCTTCTGTGACCACTTAGCTGTGGTCCAGGCCTCCTGCTCTGACACCAGCCCCCAGACCTTCATGGGCTTCTGCATCGCCATGGTGGTGTCCTTCCTGCCCCTTCTCCTGGTGCTTCTCTCCTATGCCCACATCCTGGCCTCAGTGCTTCACATCAGCTCCCGACAAGGACGCTCcaaagccttctccacctgcagCTCCCACCTCCTGGTGGTTGGCACTTACTACTCATCCATTGCCATAGCCTATGTGGCCTACAGGGCTGACCTGCCCCTCGACTTCCACATCATGGGCAACGTGGTGTATGCTATTCTCACACCTGTCCTCAACCCTATCATCTACACGCTGAGGAACAAGGATGTCAAAGCAGCCATCACCAAAATGGCATGTCCCTGGAACCCAAATAATTCTGCAAAACCCTGA